A genomic stretch from Pomacea canaliculata isolate SZHN2017 linkage group LG2, ASM307304v1, whole genome shotgun sequence includes:
- the LOC112555759 gene encoding uncharacterized protein LOC112555759 — protein MRSGVRVPHIMHRTRQRTASLWSSSSGDVTQTSLENEVSQQIQVTEPTPRGSSGRVRIQSSISTEGMAADTRSDRTLCSDRGILQTEASRVPQITSLDKMAETAKLHVEKKYDGN, from the exons ATGAGATCAGGTGTCCGGGTACCCCACATCATGCACAGGACCAGACAAAGAACTGCCAGCCTGTGGAGCAGCTCCTCCGGTGATGTAACACAGACAAGTCTT GAAAACGAAGTCAGCCAACAGATCCAGGTCACAGAACCAACCCCTCGTGGAAGTTCCGGGAGAGTGAGAATTCAAAGCAGTATTTCAACAGAAGGAATGGCAGCAGACAC GCGCAGTGACAGAACGCTTTGTTCAGATCGTGGAATCCTTCAGACTGAAGCCAG CCGAGTCCCACAGATCACCAGCCTAGACAAGATGGCAGAGACCGCGAAACTGCACGTTGAGAAGAAATATGACGGAAATTGA